TGGAAAATACCACCGCAGAAGCGAAAGGGGCCAGCAGCCTGCCCAATGGTGACGATTTTTACGGGGTTCAGCTGGCCAAGTACACCACCCTGGGCCTGAGCGCCGATGAGGTTCACCAGATCGGTCTCGACGAGGTTGCGCGCATCCAGAAGGAAATGGAGGCCATCCGCGAGCAGGTCAAATTTGCTGGCGATCAGCAGGCGTTTTTCAAATTCCTGCGTGAGGACGAGCAGTTCTACTACCCCAATACCGACGAGGGGCGTCAGGGCTACCTGGATGACACTCGCGCTTTCCTGGATGAGATCGAGGAAAAACTGCCCGAGTATTTTGGCCTGTTGCCCAAAGCCAAGCTCGAAGTAAAACGTGTTGAGTCGTTCCGTGAGGAAGACGGTGGCGCTCAGCACTATTATCCCGGCACCCCGGATGGCTCTCGTCCGGGTACCTACTATGTGCACATGTCGGACATGGGTTCCTATTCGAAAACCGACATGGAAACCACTGCCTACCACGAAGGCAACCCCGGCCACCATATGCAGATTTCCATTGCCCAGGAGCTGACTGGTGTTCCGCAATTCCGCACTCAGGCCGGATTTTCGGTTTACGCGGAAGGCTGGGCGCTCTACTCCGAGTCCCTCGCCAAGGAGATGGGCCAGTTCAAGGATCCCTACAAGGACTTCGGCCGTCTGACCGCAGAGATCTGGCGTGCCATCCGTTTGGTGGTGGATACCGGCCTGCACGCCAAGGGCTGGAGCGAAGAGCAGGCAGTGCAGTACTTCCTGGACAATTCTGCGGTGCCGGAGGGCGCTGCGCGCTCTGAAGTCCGCCGCTACCTGGTGTGGCCGGGACAGGCGACTTCCTACAAGATGGGCATGCTGAAAATTCAGGAGCTGCGCGGCAAGGCGGAGCAAGAGCTGGGTGACCAGTTCGATATTCGCACTTTCCACGACACCATCCTGGGGGGTGGCGCACTGCCGCTGCCGCTGCTGGAAAAGCGTGTGAATAACTGGATCGCCAGCGTCAAACAGGCGTAATTGTCAGGCGGTAAGTGATAAAAAAGCGGGCAATGTAGCCCGCTTTTTTATTGTCGACGTTTTCGTGTTTCGGCTTAAATCAGAAAGCCCGGCGGCGATAGCGGCGGTAATTGGGCGCCCAGAAATTCTTCTCGATATTCTTTTCGAGTTTTTCCAGGCTGATACCCGGTGCCACACCGTCTTCCTGCGCCTGCTTGCCCACCGCCATGGCGATGGCCTTGCCCACTTCGCGAATATTCGACAGCGATGGCAGCAGCGCACCACTGCCCTTCTTCACGACGGGCGCGTTTTCCGCCAGCGCATTGGACGCGGCCATCAGCATGTTGTCGGTAACCCGGTTGGCGCCGGCGGCGATCACACCGAGGCCGATACCGGGGAAAATGTACACGTTGTTGCACTGGGCAATGGGGTACTTTTTGCCGTCCAGTTCAACGGGCTCGAAGGGGCTGCCGGTTGCCACCATGGCGGCGCCGTTGGTCCACTCCAGTACTTCCTGGGGCGTGGCTTCGGCACGGGAGGTAGGGTTGGACAGCGGCATCACCAGCGGGCGTTTGCAGCCCTTGTGCAGGGCCTCGATCACCGGCTGGCTGAACAGGCTGCCCTGGCCGGAGACACCAATGAGTATCGAGGGTTTCACCTGTTCGATCAGCATCTGCAGGTCCCACTCTGCAGCCTCGGGGTATTTTTCCGGGCTTTGCGCCAGCCTGGCCTGGAAGTCGTGCAGGTTCTTCATGTCGCTGGTGACCAGGCCGTAGCGGTCGAACATGAAGATCCGGCTGCGGGCCTTGGACTCCGATACACCGTCGTTCACCATGGCTGCCACCACCTGCTCGGCAATGCCACAGCCCGCGGAGCCCGCCCCTACCACCAGTACCTTCTGCTTCGACAGTTTCTCGTCTTTCGCCTTGCAGGCCGCCAGCATGGTGCCCAGAGCCACCGCAGCAGTGCCCTGAATATCGTCATTGAAGCAGCAGATCTCGTCGCGATAGCGGTTCAGCAGCGGCATCGCATTGGTCTGGGCGAAGTCCTCGAACTGCACCAGCACCCGGGGCCAGCGGCGTTTCACGGCAGCGATAAACTCCGCCAGGAACTCGTCGTACTCCTCCTGGGAAATACGCTCGTTGCGCCAGCCCATATACATGGGGTCATTCAGCAGGGCGCGGTTGTTGGTGCCGACGTCCAACATCACCGGCAGGGTGTACGCCGGGCTGATGCCGCCGCAGGCGGTGTACAGCGAGAGTTTACCGATCGGAATACCCATACCGCCGATGCCCTGGTCGCCGAGGCCGAGGATGCGTTCACCATCGGTGACGACGATGACTTTCACATTTTCCTTGGTGGCGCTGCGCAGAATGTCGTCCATGTATTTGCGGTCCGGGTAGGACACAAACAGGCCGCGGTGATTGCGGTAGATATTGGAGAATTCCTCACAGGCGGCGCCCACGGTGGGGGTGTAGATGATCGGCAGCATCTCCTCGATGTGCTGCTCGATAAGGCGGAAAAACAACGTCTCGTTGTCGTCCTGAATCGCACGCAGGTAGATGTGGCGCTCGAGATCCGTGCGGCACTGCTGGTACTGGTGGTAGGCGCGACGCACCTGCTCACTGATAGATTCCACATTGTTCGGCAGCAGGCCGATCAGATTGAATTCAATGCGCTCTTGCAGGGAAAAGGCGCTGCCCTTGTTGAGCAGAGGGATTTCCAGCAGGGACGGACCGGCATGGGGTATGTATAAAGGGCGCTTGTCTTTCTGGCTCATATCTACGAATTAGGGCAACGAATTGGGGATTTTTGTACGGCATTGTACGTATAGATGGGCTACTGCAAGGGTAGCGGATCAGAGCCGGGGATTTTACGTGGTATTGACCGCCTCTGTCTTTGGCATTGGCAAAATTGCCCAGCAATTCGGCCGGGTTGGCTGGCAGCTTGTTGCTGCGGTGTAGGCGGTGGTCGAACCCAGTCAACACTGGTTAAATGCGGCAGCAGTATTCAGAAATCGAGGATTTGTATGTTCACTTATCAGGTAGAGCCGCGCTTTAGCGAAACCGACGCCCTCGGGCATATCAACAACACCGTGGTTCCGGTGTGGTTCGAGCAGGGCCGCACACCCATATTCAAGCTGTTCAACCCGGACCTGTCGCTGAACAAGTGGAATCTGATTCTGAAGAAGATGGATGTGGATTTCGTAGCCCAGATCTACCTGTATTCCCCGGTGGAGATCCGCACTTCACTGCGCGCGGTGGGCAATACCTCGCTGACCATTCACCAGGAGGTATGGCAAAAGGATCAGCTGGTTGCGCAGGGTGACTGCGTGATGGTGCACTTCGACTACGAAAACCAGACCAAAGCGCCGATTCCACAGCAGACCCGTGCCGAGCTGGAAAAGCACCTGGTGAACTGATTCCGCGTAATCAACGACTTGCGACAACAACAGTTTCCTGTCTCAACCAAGTCGGGTCCGGCCCTCAGCGGGCAACCACCAGATTGCGCCCGTCGTGCTTGGCGCGGTACATGCGGGCATCGGCCTCGGCCAGAGTCTGGCCGTGGGCCTGGTGGTCGCCTTCGGCGACCCCAAAACTGATGGAGATACGCACGTCTTCCTGGTAATTCCGCGTCAGAGCCTCGACTTTTTGCCGCAGCTTTTCCGCCAGAACCTCGCCGCCGTGCAGGTCGGTGTTGCGCAGCAGAATCAGGAATTCCTCTCCACCCCAGCGCGCCACGACATCGTCGGCGCGGGTATTTTCCTTCAGTACCGCAGCCACGTCCTGCAGTACACGGTCGCCGAAACAGTGGCCAAAGGTGTCGTTGATCGCCTTGAAACTGTCCAGGTCGCCAATCAGCACGGTATAGCGTCCGGCCAGCTCCAGGTTGCGGCGCTCCATTTCACTGATGGCCTTATAAGCTTCACGGCGGTTGGCCAGGCCGGTGAGAGCGTCGGTCGAGGCATGGTTCTGCAGCTCTGCGGTGAGCCTGTGCAGCATCTGCTGGGTCTGGTGCCGGCTGCTATCGAGAATCGCCGTGAGCGCCGTAAGCGCACCGAAAATGGCCACAAACCGCGCACGGTGGGTATTGTCGTAGTACGCCAGCAGGCCGGGGAAGTCCGGGTAAAACAGGATCAGTGCGGTGGCCCCGCCGACAAAGCCGAGAGTCACCGTGCCCCATTTGTAGCCGTAGAGATTGATAAACCCGGGCACCAGCATCACCGCCCACATCAGCCCGGTATTGTTCACCCCGCCGGAGAGCAGCAGATAGAAGTACAGCACCAACAGCAGCAGGCCCACCAGTGCCGGGGTCTTGCGGCTGGGGCCGGCAATATTGACGCC
This is a stretch of genomic DNA from Microbulbifer bruguierae. It encodes these proteins:
- a CDS encoding DUF885 domain-containing protein, whose translation is MTLKLRNPLVPSLLALAILSGCQGDEAAQTSPVTPQSESAVVADAKTQAGSATVADSEVETARLTDWLDTKYEEELQFSPIQLTFLGRKDLNGKIDDLSEAAELKQLEWRAATVQELKEKFDYSKLTAAGKESYDLWVFQYEEAKAAEPFKRNSYIFHQMSGPHTLLPTFLISFHKVDDEQSMRAYISRIGESARALGQSLERAQLAAKDGIRPPRFAYEATIEQSRKVIAGQPFGTGEDSPLWADAKQKIAALQEGGKINAETAADLQQQARDALTGKLQPAYDALISWLDQDLENTTAEAKGASSLPNGDDFYGVQLAKYTTLGLSADEVHQIGLDEVARIQKEMEAIREQVKFAGDQQAFFKFLREDEQFYYPNTDEGRQGYLDDTRAFLDEIEEKLPEYFGLLPKAKLEVKRVESFREEDGGAQHYYPGTPDGSRPGTYYVHMSDMGSYSKTDMETTAYHEGNPGHHMQISIAQELTGVPQFRTQAGFSVYAEGWALYSESLAKEMGQFKDPYKDFGRLTAEIWRAIRLVVDTGLHAKGWSEEQAVQYFLDNSAVPEGAARSEVRRYLVWPGQATSYKMGMLKIQELRGKAEQELGDQFDIRTFHDTILGGGALPLPLLEKRVNNWIASVKQA
- a CDS encoding NAD-dependent malic enzyme; translated protein: MSQKDKRPLYIPHAGPSLLEIPLLNKGSAFSLQERIEFNLIGLLPNNVESISEQVRRAYHQYQQCRTDLERHIYLRAIQDDNETLFFRLIEQHIEEMLPIIYTPTVGAACEEFSNIYRNHRGLFVSYPDRKYMDDILRSATKENVKVIVVTDGERILGLGDQGIGGMGIPIGKLSLYTACGGISPAYTLPVMLDVGTNNRALLNDPMYMGWRNERISQEEYDEFLAEFIAAVKRRWPRVLVQFEDFAQTNAMPLLNRYRDEICCFNDDIQGTAAVALGTMLAACKAKDEKLSKQKVLVVGAGSAGCGIAEQVVAAMVNDGVSESKARSRIFMFDRYGLVTSDMKNLHDFQARLAQSPEKYPEAAEWDLQMLIEQVKPSILIGVSGQGSLFSQPVIEALHKGCKRPLVMPLSNPTSRAEATPQEVLEWTNGAAMVATGSPFEPVELDGKKYPIAQCNNVYIFPGIGLGVIAAGANRVTDNMLMAASNALAENAPVVKKGSGALLPSLSNIREVGKAIAMAVGKQAQEDGVAPGISLEKLEKNIEKNFWAPNYRRYRRRAF
- a CDS encoding acyl-CoA thioesterase translates to MFTYQVEPRFSETDALGHINNTVVPVWFEQGRTPIFKLFNPDLSLNKWNLILKKMDVDFVAQIYLYSPVEIRTSLRAVGNTSLTIHQEVWQKDQLVAQGDCVMVHFDYENQTKAPIPQQTRAELEKHLVN
- a CDS encoding GGDEF domain-containing protein, with amino-acid sequence MDITAEHTFNKSGREADFVDPIAQVHGLELRRRIQASGYMLIFALAITGVMGVIALMAADLFLATTLFCVTGVILLSYIGVNIAGPSRKTPALVGLLLLVLYFYLLLSGGVNNTGLMWAVMLVPGFINLYGYKWGTVTLGFVGGATALILFYPDFPGLLAYYDNTHRARFVAIFGALTALTAILDSSRHQTQQMLHRLTAELQNHASTDALTGLANRREAYKAISEMERRNLELAGRYTVLIGDLDSFKAINDTFGHCFGDRVLQDVAAVLKENTRADDVVARWGGEEFLILLRNTDLHGGEVLAEKLRQKVEALTRNYQEDVRISISFGVAEGDHQAHGQTLAEADARMYRAKHDGRNLVVAR